The genomic interval CCTGATATGCTTAGCCCACCTGCTCCTCCGGGCGAAGCTCCCGGACCCAACTCAGATGATGCTTCTTCACCCGGTCCTTCTCTTGCTGACGTGGTACGTATTACATTTCTCATAATTTTCTTCGTTcataagagaaaaagaaaaagcttAATTAAGCAGCAATGGCGCAATGCGTATCTAGATCTGAAAGATTGTCTATTTTTGGCGCACGTTAGTTAATTCTGGTTTAGTTTATCTAAAATGAACCGACAGTCTTGTGTTATAGATAGTGAACTCGTTAAAACAGAATGAAACTAAAACACTCTTTTTTAGTTCAACATATCTCACGCGCGCACAAAGACGAGTTTAGATTAGGAAACACGGCGGTGATAACCACGCTCCGCCCTAGATGTGGGTTAGTTGGATTAAATAAGTAGGCACTTGAATTTTACAGAAAGAAATGTCAGAGTGTCATAATTATGTGTCTGGAACGCTTGTGCGTGACAGCAATTACTGCAGTCAATTacgtaaaataaataaataaacagagcTTAATCAagtaaagaaattaattaataattaactgtttttttttttatttatgagtttggagttttaaattaattaattaaattacaaaatgtTGGATCTGCAGAGTGGAGCAGAGAAGATGGTGGGAGGGCTTGCATTGGGATGGGGATTTTTGGCTTTGATCCTCTAGAGATGAGAGAAAAGACAGTGCTCATTATTGTcgtttattattttaatcttttcttttttcttccccATGTTCCTCGCTCACTACTTATTTATTCATACTTGATTTAATTTACCATTTTGGTTTATAAAATGGTGGGTTTGATTCGTTTTGGGATTTGTCACattcctaatattaaaattacacTTGTATTCTTtgtacaagagagagagagagacagggagagagagagagtgaggatgaggaggaagaaggagacttcttttttcttagttttgtACTATTCACTTTTATTGTTACTATTTTTCTTCttggattattattattattattattggtacaGTTAGCTGTCTTCTTTTATATTTGTTCTTTTGTAGCCTTTGGTCTCAATTAAGGGTCTTATAATTAATACACTTGCTTTTACCacattaaaaaaagtaaatgttTTACATTTGATTCGCTTGTAAATAAATTATACAAGAGCTTTAATCAGCAAATAAAAATGGTTACTTCAGTATTGGGGGCGTACCATAAAACATTGTTATTTGAGAAATGTTAGAAGTGTTTTGCAAAACACCATTTGAAGCAATTAAGTACCAAGCTAAAAAATAATGATGATAATTAAAGCGACATAACTAACTAATGTGCCAAGCTCAATTTATCATGAGGTTTCtcttttaaaaaaactaatgtGCCAAGCTAAATTAATGTGCCAAGGGAGATAgttgggttgggttgggttaCTAATTTTCAAgtgtatttttatttcttttaagtAAAGCATTTATTAACAAAAATGGCTACCGGTGTGAATTCATTTCATTGCTTCCTTGAGAGGGACCATAAATATGGATTGAAATGGTTATTTATTTACCTTTTACAAAGTGCATTTGCTGTATAATTTGATATTAATAACAATATCACAGATTTTTAGTAGTATAAAAACACCACTAATACTCCCCAACAAGTTTCGTTCTCaaatgagtaatttgcggcaaaactcccttaactatcaatttacttgcaaaaaacaatctaacctcatattttggtgggaaaaccccCAAAAGTACTGTTCTGTTTACATTTTAAGATGTCGTCTGTCCAGctcctaattttgcccacgtggcaatgacaagtcactaaaaaattatcctatgtggccatattttacaaaataaaaataaaactttaagagtaatttgcggcaaaactcccccaactatcaatttacttacaaaaaaccatccaaaaaactttaaggttggatgattttttgcaagtaaattgatagttgagggagttttgtcgcaaattactcttaaatttttttgtttttattttgtaaaatatggccacgtaggataattttttattgacctgtcattgccacgtgggcaaaattaagACTTAACGAGGCTGAATAGACggcaccttaaaaatgtaaacgaaacagtactttagagggttttcccaccaaaatatgaggttggatggttttttgcaagtaaattgatagttgagggggttttgccgcaaattactcttctCAAATTACAAATTTAATAGTACAAATTTGAAATAGCAAACTATGTAGGTCAATTTAAAGAGGGATAACTTgaaaatacttatttttttttgtgtaagtTAACCAAAATTACTAGCAATTATAACTACTTTTATAAAGAGATTGTCCAATATGCCccacattaatattttttttttgagtgtagcGTAATGACATTTTACAATCAATTAATATCTTGTAACTTAAAGGTTTTGGGATCGAACCATGACCTCTCCCTTTTTCCATCCCTCCCTCACCACTAAGTTAGCCTTAGTTAGTGGCTTCCCCCACATTAATATTAAAGATTGAAAATTAAGTCCTACCACTGAAGAAATGATATTATAGGGACATCAACTATAAATATgagtagaaaagataaaatattaaaaagagagtaaaaattaaaatagttaaCTTAAAGTGGGTACCCCACGTAATTTCCTCGTTATTAAAGATTAATTGACAAATGCCAATCATTTAGTTActtcaaaaataaatgaaatatctaacGAATTAGTAGCAATAATGTATCATAAATTCAATACTATAGAAGCTTTAAATATGGGCATGAGATAGATGCCATATATGCGCACAaaatgttcaaaaaaaaaaaaaaacaacaactggTGAATGTGCTAAAAATACTAAAAGTATGATTAAAAGCAACCATTATTGatgatgttattttttttatttctttattaaaaTACCACAATTATTGTCTTTTGAGTTTTAAATAGTAATATTGTATATTGTTAACTGATGTGATTTCTCTATTAGTTGTTATTGATGGCTGTTTTTGCTATATCGTCAATATGCTTCTATTACaaattttgtaagaaaatataattacacaAATGCTTATTATTCACTATTTTTATATCTTCCTATAACagttagattttttatttattgaatttctcattaaaaaaaaaaaaagcattacCCAACAAATTTCATATATAAACTAAAATATGTGTACAGGTGagcattttaaataaaaaatggtaATAAGTTGCTAAACTTGCTATTCATGTAACATGTTCCTTTTAAGTAGCGAgaattatacttatatatataagaaaaagaaTTACCTAAAGCCAAACAAGAATTACCTAGTCACTTCTACATGCCCTTTAGTTAGAGAATCATTTATCTTCGAATAAAATCTAAATTAAATTGAAGAAACTAATTTActattatatcatttttttttcttctttcattCTAAAATTCCAAACTAAAAAAGCTCACTATCTTGTGAGCATATAGTATAAAATAAATAGGAATCTTGAGCCATATGAGTCACActttatgtaaataaatatataaaaaaaacagcAAAAGCCACTAAGAATATGTTTGGCTTGTATGTACAAGTCATTCTCTACCTTAAGAATTTTATCATAGTCATAAAATTCATAACTCTCTGAAAGATAGATTAAAGGTGCTAAAGCAATTGTATCCTAAagcattaatttttcttttggcTGGAAAGCATTAATTTTAATTGCTTTTGCCTCAAGTTTCTCTCCTTCAGTACTGTTTTTCTTTACTCTGATAGTGATAATAAGGTGTCGcttaagtagaaaaatattaaacataCTTGGTGTAAAAGAACAATAAGATCCATATTTGCTTTTGCTTTtccttattattgtttttttcttACATGTACATTTATATGGCCTGTATCCTTCTTTTTATGAAAAGTGAAAAacatatgcaatattttttttcgatTAATTATGATTGTTTATTCAGcacaattaacaaaataaaataaacataatagtTTGATAAGAATTGGAAAAGCACTTGGTGTTGGTGAGTCAttcattaatcattaataacagATATGGATGGTACATTTATAATTGCTATAAAATTTGTCGGAGTTAGTAGATATtcctttatttttataattaagtattGAGAAGCTGAATTTAATAGCCATTACTGATTTACCTAATAAATCAGCTTTTTTTGTTTTGCGACGATAATAAATCAGCTTGTACTACTGAGGAAATATACcttatctattctatataaagtgtgcctatataacaaaattcttgattttatgagaaatttatggatgactttttatttatattaaaaataaaataatttattaattaaaataaaataatttatgagaaattcatggtttaaaatatttaatttgatatcttaattattaataaacaataccataaatatacatctacgatcatataagaattttattctaaaactATACGATCATAGATTAAGTGGTCAaggtccaaaaaaaaataataatttcttataatCTGAAACGAAGACACGAAAAACAGAAACTAATTGAATAGGACTTTCTATTCAATTGAGGTGTCGACCATGCATTGTAAGTAAAAagctatatattaaattttatgccgttatacaattaaaaattaaataagaatttactactatttatatattatatatatgttgctaaagaatttttttatttgttttttttttggctcgATCATGTTATAATTATTTGCCTTCACATctgaatatataaaatgtggcgaATTCtttgtttatgagaaattattgggtgacttattttttttaaaatatatttttatatataaaatgtggctatgtaacagaattctttgtttaatgttattatttatttttctgtcaaaatgttaacagaatattctaatatttgacAGAATATTCTGATTAGAAAacgttaattataattgattaattttagcTAAATAATCCtaccaaaatttaatctaacaaatttctctctctagagCAAAAACCCTAGCCTCCAACACAACCTTTACCAGTTTATAACCatagttataatttcttaagctatattttataattttaattttcattttaaaatttaaaaaatactaatgaaGACAACATGCTACATGCTATTATACAAAAGTATTGCATTTATATATCCCACgatgtttcaaaaatactttgaaaagttcatcttgaattaattattaatatgtaataaaagatattagttattatactattacttcaaacaaaggaaagttctagcggtgcttctactttctaatcataaacctcaattttttgttgaaattgtcaatactctactaataaatgctatattttctgAATTTTTCCTGTACTCGAGttgcaacaaattattatttcataaatattttttttccttaaaaatgaacacagggtaatgatgttgaacctaataactaataatattttttttgttaatttttaattgtatcactttttaataatgtagaaaaaaactagcataaaatttagtatacgtgcctcacACGTAATTTTTTActagtataaatatatttatggaagaggttttaatggttacatttttattgtaaccatcatggttacatttttttaagccattggattactattaaatggttgtgattaatttggaaataaaataaaaataaataataaataacttgtaacctaaaAGTAACctaataaaactttaattaagattaattatattttaaaattaaattaattataattattaattaatttttttttgtagtttattactatataaggatctttaagcaatttatttttttacacttaaattatttaaaattttatagcaaaactttttataatttaaaattatacacatataatttcataatttaaattttattatactggtaatcttaattttaaattattacacttaattatttaatttttttatttaaatatttaaaaagtaaaaagtaaaataagttgaagaattttttagaaaaaaaattgctacacttgttatcgattgactagcttgaggcctcatacttagttcatctaattgtaacaaaataattaaatattatttaaaataattaattatttaaaaatttattataaaaagagaattttaatttgtgtagaaagaagtttaatttttatataaaaaaaaattattgtaaatattataattaaatgacttaattgttaaaataatgagagtaaggatttaaataaaaataaaaataaattatttataaatattaattgctaaaagaggttttgttaaagatttaattaattattttaagaaaatagttaattataattaattattttatgaaaatagttaattataattaattaattctaaaaaaagaatgtttacctattagtaacctgctattacaggtcaaagaaaaatgtaaccatatggttacaataaaaatgtaaccattgaatagtcacccatatccCAATATTAATTTATGAATAAGGGTAGTCGATCCACATTTTAATGTTTAATGTGTTGGtaacatttaatcacacaatttaaataaataatgtgtaagaaagaaaagaaaagaaaactcaAGTGttatttggttggaggtaacgaaattgaatgaaatagaaagtaaattattattattacattaattttttatttggttgtattttaaagtattaaaatattattgaaataattttttatagcgGAATAactatttcattttaaaatggaatgaatgaccattccaatgcaagatgagaaaaattttaataatttttttatcaattttttttttttgtgcattttaaatttgatttcattccattctattcctattccctttctcatttttattcttatatTTACATTCCTCCCAATTAAACGCGTACCTgtgattttataataaatttgaatttgtcAAAACAACAATGAGTAGATCAGTAGTACGTACGTGCCAAAAAGAGTTGTTTTGGcctttcaaattttattagttaaattattttaatattcatgtatattataattatttaaaattatatttaaatatttaaaaaatatagaataattTCTAGTGCCAAAAGTAAacctttaaatattttattgtacacataactatttttttttacaatggtGGTAAATAACTGAGAAAACTTTATTTTCggtaatataaattattcaaaatttttgaaaatttacataGTAATGCTAAAAAATTACAATGTACAcacttatgaaaaaaaatagactaaaaaattcttttaaatgccaaaataaatagATGATGTAACAGAACAACTCAATATgagaatgtattttttttttggctaattatGACTTTTTTCTCCCGAATTTTGATATGTATCAAATTATACCCCTTAAACTTTTcaagtcgttaaaaattccttTTGAACTATTACATTGTTGGATTTaaaaacttttgtccaattttactaATGGAAACATGACATGGATGTAAGTTCAAGGAACATGATTTGGTACTTGTCAAAGTTTTGGgccataatttggtagatatcaaagtgtTGGGACTTTGGACACCATCTATCTCCACATTGATATGATATTGTTCTATTTGAGACTAAGCCCTcgtggattttttttttgggcacCTTCCCAAAAGGCTTCATTCCAATGAAGATATTGTCCATCCTTATATACCTATGACCCTTCCCATTTTTATCCAATGTGCGACTTTAATTGCACACTCAACAATCCTCTCCTCAAACAAACGACCACCTTGCCTCCCCTCAAACGATCTTCCAACTGTCCACTCTCTACCAACTAGTTACTAGTGTACTTCCTTAAATGCATTGGATCACACGCCTTACATGGAGCACTACCACTACCTCAAGAGTTCTTGTACTTTTTCAAGCCAAATCTTCTATCAAGAGCACACCCCAATCTAACTAAGCACATCCATAGATCCCATCATGAGATTATTGAGGCTCATCTCTTTTGTTTTGACATTTTGAGGATCCATTTATTAGAATTTATGCCTTAAAAAGCTTATAAGAACtactatttttataaataagagtttaatatttttatatatacttgttaaattattaatatttaatattcaaaattttatatatataaatatcaaaaaattctgTATTCATATATGAGGATGTGACTTGTATTATACGGAGAATTAAGAGCACTCAGCCACGAATAAATTAGTCAGcaacatattaaaattttgGAATCTTTAATCAACGATTGCTAATGCGGTTCACTTATGCCTGTTATTCAGTGTAAATAATCTCAATTCGGATTATTAATTTGCATGTATATAATAGAAATTATATATGACAATGATCGATATGTAATTAAGCTTTCTTTATCAAATATGTCGTTTACTATAAAGACCTAATAAATATCATAAAGATAATTAATAGTAGATCGATATGAATCCTGAGTAATCATGAACTCATGTTCATGTTATTAGCTTCTTTAATTCACTCGTTAAATTTTctcagagaagatgattcttatAACTTTTATTTGGGAATCTAATAAAATAGATGGCTGGAAATATGATCTACAATTATGAAATCTTCACTTTCCTAACAGATCGAATGTTGGTTCCCTTTAAGTGTTAATTCTAGAACTAAAAAGTTGTACACAAATTTAGATTAGATCTAAATTATGCTTTCACTAGTGAATTAATGGTACTAAAGGATAAAAAAGTAATTAGAAAGATAAAACGATAAtttgaccaaaactaattacgaaCCAAAACAAGGAGGGATAATCACTGGAATTGATTATTATAAATGGACATTGTAGTTGTTATTTGCGTTTTTTTATAAGGGACATGTGGACTTCAAGTCAACATTCAAAGCCCACCAGCAGACCCAAAGAAGATAACTTGGGCCAAGTCCAAGTCTAGTAATAGATACtgacatattaattatatattactcattatattatatatcctattttaaaatcataagattttattatttatattattaatgtaaGTATCtatttaacttttaaaaattaaattatcattttaactATCACtaactaaaagaaaaagagaaaaagaagttGAAAGAATAAAGTTGTACCCACaaatttcatgaaaaaaaataatgtaatagtACTAAAAGATAAATCTAATTGTCaaaactaagtaaaaaaaattgtaatacaaaaacatattgagaaattgatattattttagggattatttcacaaatacataaaaatacggtttcacagaattttaaacatttttataatttttttgattttatttaaaaaaaatacggtctttttatattgtactcttattaattttttgttatctgtatgttattttttgttattgttttgatgttatttagatgctattttcatgttacttttatgtaattttcttattgttttcgtgttgtttctatgaaaaaccgtaaaaagtaaacaaaaaaaattaaacgtaagaatataatttttttataaaaaatagtgtcttatgtaattatccaattattttaattattgcaattagATCAATGTTTTCTTATTATTCTGTTGCTTTGTAGTTATCTATTTATTTGTTATAgttgttttcatgttttttttaatttattctaaggttgtttttgagttttttctttttattttaaacacaatatttttgtaaacttgTACAACAAAAATGTAACAATctccgtatttttgtaaatgttttcccattttttagtatttttgtaagttttcctaACAACAATTATATAACTTTTGGATCCATTTTACTTCATATCATGATCATCCCTAATTGGGCTTGAGCCCGTAAAATTACAAACTATGCAACCTACCGGTCCTTTCTCTATTGTCAGTGACTCTGTGGACcacaatttattttctttttctgagAAATGGACCGTAATTTACTTAATAGAGTCAACGAgacctaaaaaaattatttcatcaAATTAATATGTTtcatcaaaaaatatatacaataataGAGAAATGAATTATGTAGCATGTACTATGTACGACGTTGTATAGTATTTTTCATGTTCAAAATATGTCATCACATGATTCACATCCACAGTCAGTCATTAGGGGTcctacaattaattaattatcttaatttattatttgagTGTTCTCCAATAAGATTCCAAATCAAAATTAGAAAGCAAACATCAATGATAAGTCAATGAAGCTCGTGTTTATCTCTACACACATGTGTTTCACACTCACTTTTCCAATTACATCTATACTCAAAAAAATACTCACAAAGTCAGTTATCTTTACCGTACACTCTTCAACCTCCACCTGCCATTAATGTACGGTAGTCTTAAGTTTTCAGCTCCATCTCTTTTTTCTACTTCCTATTGCTACCCTGTTTTCCTTACTGAAGACTacgtaattttatatatatatatatatttaagaaaagagaagaaaacaatCTACCATGCCCATGAATTCTTCTACCTTAGAAGCTCGGTATGTTTTTCAATTCTCTCTTTTCACTTTGATTTAGTTGTGAAATGCTTGATTTGTAGTTTTTCATGGTTCGGAGCTGGGAAGAGGTATTATGACAGGAAAACAAAAATCATAGAGGTTATAGTGCCTTATAATATATAGTGTTGGTGATCTAGTTACTTAGTGTtattataattacatatatttatatatgagctGAGATACATAGAAAGATTCTCATATTTCTTGGTGGGGACTtgtaaatttcatttatttcttGGTATTTGATCTTTGATTTCtctgtttttctgggttttcatTAATTTGGTGCTAAGAGAGctgaaattaatattttgaagttgttttattgaattttataaTAGCATCTGAGCTATGAAATTTCTGAAAAGAGATAAGTGAGCAGTCAATTTCTTAGGATAATGATTGCCTATAGAATAATATTAGTGGAAAAGTTTTTAACATTTGCTTAAGAAGAAATGCCCAAAAAATTATCTGTATTATTGAATAAACAACTCTCTAAGTACCAATGAGCCTGAAGTGCTCTCAAATGAATATACAATTCTTTTGGTCCATTTTGTCTGCAGACCATTATTAAATACTTCTTTAGATTAAAGCAAGATCTGTTCTGTTTTATATACAAATTTAATAATAAGTTACCGTTTCAATACTTTATCTTGTTTGGTTGACTTAAATTCTCTCTCATTTTGCGTGTGTGATAGGTATCTTATTTCTTGCAAGAAGCATGCGGTAATTCCTAACTCAGCAGTACAATCATGGTTTTCTGAGGTCAGAGTTCATAAACCAAAGAATGAGAAGTATGGCATAGGTGTTATTCTTGACCAGCTAATGGATAGTGATATATCTCCACTTGTAGATATAATAATGGCCTTTGAGAGCTCAGATATGGATGCAGTTGACTTACTTCAAGAATCAAATGGTACCCTCAGTGAAGAACATCTTATGGCTTTGATGCGTGCCCTTGACTTTAAACTTCGAGTTGTTGATCTACAGAATATGTCATTGACCAAGGAGTTCTTGAGGTATGATTGAGATTAGTTACATATGATTATGGTGTTGATTGTTATTTCAGAATGTTCTCTAATTACTTCAACTGATTTTGTTCTCATTAGGGATCTCTGTCAGGGAGGCTTGGCTTGCCAAGTTTTAAACTTAAGGACTAATCATATTCAAAAGCTTGCTATGTCTGGAAAGTTTATACGGTTACACACCCTTAATCTGGATTTTTGCACTGCACTCACCACTTTGCAGCAGAACTGTTTTTATTGCATGCCACATTTGTTACGTCTCTCAATGTGTGAGACAAGAATCACTAATCTCTGGACAACTTCTGCTGCTTTATTGAAACTTCCTTCGTTGAAAGAGCTACGGTTTCAAAATTGTCTCTGCTGCAAGGACACCGGGGCATGTCCATCGTCTCGTGAGAAAACAAGATTTCATGGAATTGAGAGTCAGTCAAGTCTTTGTTACTATGATCAAGCACAGTCTGCTGATAGTGGTGATGCTACATTTCATTCTTCTACTGCAGGCGAAACAGTTAGGGACCTGATTTGTAAAGACTCAATGTTAAAGTGTGAGCTTGGAATTGGAAGCAATGAGAACAACTCAAAAGTAAAGACTTCAAGTTACCTTAAAGAAATAGATATGTTCAAATTATCTGCTGATCTTCCTGATTTGGATGGAAGCAAAGGTCTTCAAAATGAGGTAAGAAGTAGGGTTAGTAAGTAGATTGATGTACTTGAGCTTGAAAAAGATTAGATTAGACAATTTTACTCTAACATTTAGTTTGGCAACATGTAGATTTGGGAAAGAGGTAATTTTTCTGCAAATTCACAAAAGCAAGACTTGAAGAATCCTGCAATTACATTAAGGAAGTATGTATCTCATCACCCTTCACCGATATGCTTCGAGAAACATTATCGAGAGTACATGGTTGCTTCATTGCCTCATCTAGAGGTACTAGATAATTTGCCTGTTACAAAGATAGACAGATTAACTGCCAAGACTACTAGTAGAAAGTACTTTGAGTACTTACCTTATAAAAGGCAGCCAAAAGAAAGTGTTGTTGATATTTTGCATAAGCGCGAGATGGGTGGAAGCAAGGCACGTAACCAGAAAATGTCAATGCCAAAACAGCTTCACCCTTACCACCATAATCAATTGTTTTTCTCAAGGTCTCTTTGTGCTGCAAAACTTGGATCTTCTGAATGGCCACACTTGAGTCCAGTATCCAACTTCAGAGAAAAATTTAAACAAGAATGCAAAAGGCCTCGTCCGAGGCAATTTGAGTATCATCCTTCAGATCCTAGTCTTATGGTTTTTGGAACCTTGAGTGGTGAAGTTATTGTAATCAACCATGAAAGTGGGAGGACTGTTAGTTATATCCCATCCATGGGAGCAATGAGCAGCGTTTTGGGACTCTGTTGGCTCAAGAAGTATCCATCAAAGGTAATCCGTATCTTGTTTTACTTTattgtttgtgaaatttgtgTTATTGTATCTCctcataaaattaatttgtcTAGTATTTAAGCCTTGAAATTTCAGATGTGACTTAACGAGACTATGCAGTTCGCAGATTCAAAAACAAACTTATTCATTTCTTGTTACACTATACTGATTTTGTTTTCTCCTTTTTTATTGAACATGTAGCTTATAGCAGGATCTGATAATGGTTCTCTGAAGTTGTTTGACATCAAACATACACCTCAAGAACTTGCAGAGTCCAATTGGGGCTCCTCAAATGTAACCTTTGCAAGCTTTGAGCAATTGACTTCTCTTCATGTAAACTCAACAGATGACAAGTTTCTGGCTAGTGGATACTCAAAGAATGTTGCTCTATACGACATTGACAGCGAAAAACGTTTACAATTGTTCAGTAACATTCACCGAGAACCGATCAATGTTGCTAAATTTGCTCACCATTCCCCTCACCTATTTGCTACTTCATCCTTTGACCGTGATGT from Cannabis sativa cultivar Pink pepper isolate KNU-18-1 chromosome 4, ASM2916894v1, whole genome shotgun sequence carries:
- the LOC115715084 gene encoding protein DWD HYPERSENSITIVE TO UV-B 1 isoform X1, which encodes MPMNSSTLEARYLISCKKHAVIPNSAVQSWFSEVRVHKPKNEKYGIGVILDQLMDSDISPLVDIIMAFESSDMDAVDLLQESNGTLSEEHLMALMRALDFKLRVVDLQNMSLTKEFLRDLCQGGLACQVLNLRTNHIQKLAMSGKFIRLHTLNLDFCTALTTLQQNCFYCMPHLLRLSMCETRITNLWTTSAALLKLPSLKELRFQNCLCCKDTGACPSSREKTRFHGIESQSSLCYYDQAQSADSGDATFHSSTAGETVRDLICKDSMLKCELGIGSNENNSKVKTSSYLKEIDMFKLSADLPDLDGSKGLQNEIWERGNFSANSQKQDLKNPAITLRKYVSHHPSPICFEKHYREYMVASLPHLEVLDNLPVTKIDRLTAKTTSRKYFEYLPYKRQPKESVVDILHKREMGGSKARNQKMSMPKQLHPYHHNQLFFSRSLCAAKLGSSEWPHLSPVSNFREKFKQECKRPRPRQFEYHPSDPSLMVFGTLSGEVIVINHESGRTVSYIPSMGAMSSVLGLCWLKKYPSKLIAGSDNGSLKLFDIKHTPQELAESNWGSSNVTFASFEQLTSLHVNSTDDKFLASGYSKNVALYDIDSEKRLQLFSNIHREPINVAKFAHHSPHLFATSSFDRDVKMWDLRQNPLQPCYTSSSSRGNVMVCFSPDDMSLLVSAVDNEVKQLSAADGRLLMTLEIASTGSAYNYTRSYYMNGGDYIISGSCDEHVIRICCSQTGKRLRDVYLEDFETGNSMFVQSLRSDPFRDFNLSVLAASTRPSSKWEIIKVNMLASSNSQEQEAIFF
- the LOC115715084 gene encoding protein DWD HYPERSENSITIVE TO UV-B 1 isoform X2, with amino-acid sequence MAFESSDMDAVDLLQESNGTLSEEHLMALMRALDFKLRVVDLQNMSLTKEFLRDLCQGGLACQVLNLRTNHIQKLAMSGKFIRLHTLNLDFCTALTTLQQNCFYCMPHLLRLSMCETRITNLWTTSAALLKLPSLKELRFQNCLCCKDTGACPSSREKTRFHGIESQSSLCYYDQAQSADSGDATFHSSTAGETVRDLICKDSMLKCELGIGSNENNSKVKTSSYLKEIDMFKLSADLPDLDGSKGLQNEIWERGNFSANSQKQDLKNPAITLRKYVSHHPSPICFEKHYREYMVASLPHLEVLDNLPVTKIDRLTAKTTSRKYFEYLPYKRQPKESVVDILHKREMGGSKARNQKMSMPKQLHPYHHNQLFFSRSLCAAKLGSSEWPHLSPVSNFREKFKQECKRPRPRQFEYHPSDPSLMVFGTLSGEVIVINHESGRTVSYIPSMGAMSSVLGLCWLKKYPSKLIAGSDNGSLKLFDIKHTPQELAESNWGSSNVTFASFEQLTSLHVNSTDDKFLASGYSKNVALYDIDSEKRLQLFSNIHREPINVAKFAHHSPHLFATSSFDRDVKMWDLRQNPLQPCYTSSSSRGNVMVCFSPDDMSLLVSAVDNEVKQLSAADGRLLMTLEIASTGSAYNYTRSYYMNGGDYIISGSCDEHVIRICCSQTGKRLRDVYLEDFETGNSMFVQSLRSDPFRDFNLSVLAASTRPSSKWEIIKVNMLASSNSQEQEAIFF